In the Symphalangus syndactylus isolate Jambi chromosome 17, NHGRI_mSymSyn1-v2.1_pri, whole genome shotgun sequence genome, AAAGAAGTCAGCGTGGCAGCAGAACAACAGACTTTATGATCAGACTTTCTTCTGAGTGAAAATATATATCTCTGGACATTGTaaactttattttgctttgtattttgtattgtgggttattttatatttttataatctctGTATCCAGTAGCCAGACCCTTCTTCTCAAgactttattcaataaatagaaaatgctACATAATCCTAGATTCAAATTAGGGTTTGTCTTtaaaatgtgtctgtttttaatcGGCTAACAGCTTTTTTTCCACCATCTTCCAATCCATAGATCTTGAGTATTATTATTAAAAGggggttgattttatttttttagactgaCAGACATTAAAATTTCTAAACCTGCATGGAATCAAAGGGTAACCTGAACATACTAtatttcttcaggaaaaaaaaatatatgtgtgtgtgtgtgtgtgtgtgtgtgtgtttatgtatgtatgtatatctaaTGGATAAAAGTAAAAAGGCGGCAAATCCCAGCTCAATAGAAGAACGAACTGCCTAATAGACAATGTGTTGTCTCAGTTGATTCTACATCAGGGATTATTGTGCCAGGACAAGTGGTATTAGAGTAAGTGACTTTAGAGAGTCACTTCACctctaaaattctgtttcttttgtttagaCTTTATTAGTAGAGAATGGAGAGCAACTCACATGTACAGGTCACTTGCCCTGCACTAAGCTCTGAATGAACTATTTTAATCCTTCCTGCATAACACTGGATTTGCTACTAttcaacccattttacagatgaggaaaactgagggTCATAGAGCTTTCGTAAAGTGCCTGGAGAAAGAAGTAAGGATTCAGAACCTAAGTTTAGCTCACTACAAGCACCTTCAGATGATCAGAGTGGGGTGTGTTGCTTTCTAACCCCTAGCTCTGGACCTGGCTCCCCCTTGCCTGTGCCGTGAGGGTAGGGAGCAAATACAGCTGGGCAGACTGAGGGAATGGCTGCATTTTCTTACAGGGGTTGTAAGCTGGGATTTTcagtaattatataatttaacaaTAGGTGGCAGTGCATACCCATAACAATTATGGTTCCCGTGTtaaatcagattttctttttctgggttcTGTGTTGTTTTCAATAAAAGAAGCACTTTAAATGAGTGATCTGAGCAATTTCTACAAAGCATTCCTACCATTGGAATTGAAAAGTCAAATCTCAGGTAAGTTGTTCTTAGCATCTCTTCCTATGGCAGTAATAATGCCAGAGAAATTCAGCATCCTCTGCCCTAAACCTGGCTTAGCTCAGCTTCCTTGGGCTCTCTTCTTTAGGAACttccttttgccttttctttccctAAGCTTACACAGAGACTGGGGCTACTAGAGATGCTAGGAAAACTACttctttaaaaacactttatCACCAAACAGTATTGAAATGTGTTCAACTTCAAAAGAAGGTTAGGACAAAAAGTTGGCTGTGCAGTCTGGCCTGCGAGTGGCAGCTACATGGCCAGGTTACCCTTTGTGACTGTGCTTCCAACATCAGCAGCCCTGGAGCTTCAGGATTCACCACACATATAATGGCTTCCCAAAGGTCTCTGTCCCTGAGGTTCTGTGTGCAGGAGGCGGTCTGCAGAACCTTGCTGTGTTCTAAGGCTGCACCTTCCTACCTGGGTTTGgggcttccttgcatttttttaagtgtgaacctgtggtgtttttctttctcagtgaTATAAATGAGCTCCCTCGGTTGGCTTCTGGCAACTGCCTTAAAGATTTCCTTCAGATGACCCTATTCTGTCTATTTGGGAGAAAAGGAGTCTTTCTTCAGAGAGCTGTGGCCTTGGGATGCTGGCTCCAGTGAGAGAGTCTTTGATTGTCCCCCTGGGCGGGTTCTCTAGATGACACCACGCAGCCTTATTTGCCCGAGGACCCCATTCATCTTGATTGACAGGACTGTAAACTCAAAGACTCAACACATTTTTTTGTGCACCAACTATCTGTTTGGCATTGTGCTGGGTGCTCTAACATGTGGCCTTAAATTATTTTCCACTTACCATGAAACAGGCAAGGAAAAAACTCACAGAACATTGGAAAATCCTCTACTAAGAGTTACTTATATGTGGAGAGTAATATTGGTTGCTCACTTCTCCATGTGAAGAACACGTAAGACTACTTTCTGTTAGCAAAATCAGACAGTTCTATTGGCTGAAGCCAAATAACAAACAGCTAAGTAGAACTAGTGTCCTGTTTGTTTCTGCCCAGACTGCAGAGTGGGATGAACTTGCAGATATGCTTTGTCAACGACAGTGGCAGTGATAAGGACAGTGATGCTGATGACAGTAAGACTGAAACCAGCTTGGACACCCCCTTGTCTCCCATGGTGAGTCCAAACAGCACCAGCTGAAGCTCGGTGTTGTGATTCCCGGGCCATTTAGCTTCTTTTCTGTTGTGAATCAGGAACAAACATTtcagagattaaaaaagaaaagtttcttgGAATTGGATGCTCCTAAAATTTGAcaatgattaaaaagtcaaagttGTAATAACATAGAGATACATAAGCCTTCTTAAAAAGTCAAAGTTGTAATAAAATAGAGATAGATAAGCTTTCTTAAAGTTAATAACTATTTTCATATTAAACCATTAGAGAAATCACCAGCGTgggcaccatggcaaaaccctgtctctataaaaaatacaaacattagctgggcatggtgcctatagtcccagctactcaggaggctgaggcaggaggatcaccagagcccaggagttcaaggctgcagtgagctatgataacaccactgcactccagcctgggcaacataatgagaccctgtctctaacaagagagagtgtattagttcattttcatgttactaataaagacatatccgagactgggcaatttacaaaagaaagagatttaatggacttacagttccacatggctaatAAGGCCttgcaatcatggcggaaggcaaggaggagcaagtcacatcttacctttttaaaaccattggatctggtgagactcattcactatcacgagaacagtgcaggaaaaacccacccccataattcaattacctcccactgggttcctatcatgacacatgggaattgtgggagttacaattcaggatgagatttgggtgggtacacagccaaaccatatcagagagagagagaaattagatatgctctaaaaattataaagagaaaatgagCTAAATCCAGTTCTTCCCTATTGGGCTTAGAAATATGAGCTCATGTCTTTCCTTCCCATTACAGAAGTTGGCTGAATAATCATGGGTGCCTCTTGCTGGAATTCTTTCCTCTCTGTGAGGTCTGTCTATAGCCTTTTTTACCAAAGACCAACAAAGAGGAAACTGTTGTCACTGAGTGCAGTGCAACATCAGAACATCATTGGATACCCGAGATCCTGTCCACGCAAAGAACCTACATAGGGCCTTGGCTCTGAGTCAATATTTTGTTATGTCTGGTCACTTCAGGAAAGGTTTGAGACCAAGAATCAAAGACATATTTCAAGATTGTtgtaaatatatttctcattATTAACTATACTGCTCTCTCTGTTTATgctaaaatctattttaaactaGACCCTTTTTGTATTACTTGAGATTTATCAACTCAAGCAGCAAGTCACATTAATGGAGGGAACTCTGAGCTGCTCTGAGAGAAGGCTCAGAGGATGTTGTAGCCCATCTCTAAGTGGATGCTAGTTGGCATGCATGGAAGGCTCAGGCTGCTCTTTTTCCCTTTGCAGAGCAAACAGAGTTCTTCCTATTCTGATAGAGACACTACTGAAGAGGAGTCTGAATCCTTGGATGACATGGACTTCCTTACAAGGCAAAAGAAATTACAAGCTGAAGCCAAAATGGCCCTTGCCATGGCCAAACCAATGGCCAAAATGCAAGTAGAAGTGGAGAAACAGAACAGGAAAAAGTCTCCCGTCGCTGATCTTGTAAGCAGCAAAGGCTGAAATGCAAGCAAGTGTTTGGGGGCCGGAAATGGTTGACACTGTCCCAGTCCTTTCCCAGAATTATGCAAACTTGGGTTTCTCTAAGGTAGTTTGTAAAAAGTCCTGTCACTGTGAAATGAttaagtttgtttctttttccttcctactGTAGCACTGAAAAATACATAAGCAATAGATttcacaaaagtaaagtttgctcTTGATTGATATCTACTGTTTCTTAGCAACAATATTAGCTGCCACGGGAATATATAAATTCCTTTAAAGCGATCTCAGTCTAAGAACCTATTGGTCTTGGAAAACTTACTATTGCTATAATTCTCATTCTCGTGTTTCAATAAAGACAATATAGCATAGCGAATAGGAGTCCTGGACTTTGGAGTTTAAGTCTAGCTCTGCCATTGACCTGCTATGAAGTTCTAAGCAAGTTActtaagtctcagttttctcatctataaaatgaggatgattaATGCCTGTGTCAGAGTATGattgtgaggattcagtgagataaAGTATTCAAAGCACATAGCACAGTGCTTGTAGCATggtataaattattaaatagtaGCTGATACTAATTTTTTCCATGTCATTGATATTATTGATGTTCCTTGGTAATTCATTTGTGGCTATAACATTGACTCACAATCCATATTAAAGACCAGTCAAAAAGCTTTTGATGCTGGTAGTGTCGTGTTTTGACGCCAATTGCATATTAGGTAATGTAGTGTGGATGTAGGGCCCCACATTgggaaagacacagactgggaaaGCTTTTAATCACTGAATTGCagtgggtggatgagtgggtcTTTTAAGAGAAAACTGGGTCTTACGTTCAGTGTGTTTGTGGCTCTATTCACTCCTCCGTTTCTTCTCCTTTGTATCTTCAGCTGCCACACATGCCTCATATAAGTGAATGCTTGatgaaaagaagtttaaaacCCACCGACCTGAGAGACATGACTATTGGGCAGCTACAAGTGATAGTCAATGATCTCCATTCCCAGATAGAAAGTAAGTGTAAGATATGCTTGAAAATAGGATATTCAATGTAAAACATCATGGGATAGTGCTACTTCCTTGGTCCAGTTTTTTCATACAACATTTCATTGGGTTCCTGTGTGATTGCAACGAAAATAAGAGAATCACAAGGCTCTTTTTTGTTGCCGTTGTTTGTTTTAGCTGTAAAATGTTCAGAAGCTTTAAGAATTTTTCAAGATTCACAATAGTTACAggtcccttttatttattttaaatccccAGCTCCTAGCACAGTGCATGTACCTGACTTACAATACCTGTTTCTTGAACACAATTCAGTAGTTACAAGTCATTTGCTATACAAATATACTTTCTACTTTAGTTGTATACACATTCATCGTaggtatcatcatcatcaataaaatcaaattagACACATTTCCTGGGACTCCAGGTAGTGGAAGTATGTGGAACCAATATGTGAAAATTACAGGGTGACAAAATACGGACCTTTCTCCCCAGAATAAAGAAAGACCTCTAACAGAAGTGGCCACAGGGAGTGGTAAGTGGTGGTCACTCAAGATGATTGATCATGCACAGAATAAGCAGTTGCTTGGCCTGATGAAAGAGAGAACATTCTCACTTAGGCAGTGTGGTTAAGCCAACAAATTCACAATCCCTTCAGCCCCTGGGAGGAATGAGTCTGTATAATTATACGGTATTACAGATTAAAAGTAATTCAAGAGATATGCCAACCAAATGCATTCAAACAAAccaactataaaaagaaaagagcatttaTGAGCCAAACAGGGAAATTTGAATACTAACTGAATGTTTTAGTAAAGATTGATTTATTTTAGATGTGATAAAGGTGTTACAGTTatgtgaatttaaaaaagaaaagctggccaggcgcagtggctcacgcctgtgatcccagcactttggtaggccgaggcaggtggatcacgaggtcaggagatcgagaccatcctggctaacacagtgaaaccccatctctattaaaaatacaaaaaattagctgggcgtggtggcgggcacctgtagtccagctactcgggaggctgaggcaggagaatggcgtgaacccgggaggcagagcttgcagtgagccgagatctcaccactgcactccagcctgggcgacagagcgagacaccatctcaaaaaagaagaaaagaaaagcccctgTCTTTTAGAGATACCTACTAAAGCATTTACAGATAAAACAATGTGATAGctggaatttgctttaaaataatccagTAGAAGTCAGAGAGAGAAATGATTCAAGCTTGGCCATgagttgataattgttgaagctaGTTGGATACATGGAAATTCATTAAactgttttctctgcttttgtagcagtttgaaaattttccataataaaaagcttAAAACTTCATATTAGAAAAACAGTTATATGCATTAAGGGTTCAGATATGTAAACACTCTACTAAGTGACAGTATAAAAGACTACCTAAGTGCACactggaaaaaatgaaatttttccaCAAGATCCAAATAAAAAATTGGATATATTCAGTGCCAAGTTAACACAttgaatattgttttaaaattaagagaaaggGTCAAACATTTTGATTAAGAAACCATAGATtcacaggattttttaaaaaattctacaactgcattttaattttagttgAAAATTAATTACTAGAGTTGTTATTCTTTCAAGGACTAAAAACGCTTTCTGATATTTTACCACTAAAACATCTTCCTTAGACTTTTCAACACTAAAATTGCCATCTAGTCTTTTTCAGGAATAGATGAAATTTTAGACctctttgtgtgatttttttttttttttagctctctttttaaaaatggaaactagTTTGACCTAAAGGCAGATAAATgcatcatttgaagtcaggataTCTAAAAGTATTTCCAAGGGGGACCTGTCTGATCACCCCCATTCTATCTTTTGTTTCCCTGCCCAGAGCTCTTGCTAGATGGGCACTCTCTTCCATGTGGCTGGGCCTAGCAGCTGTAATGCTTAGCTTCTCCGAGGGAAAAAGCAAGAGAGAGCCTTTGCTTGTTCATGTTCTTCAGTGGCAGGAGCCCAATTAACCCAGTGCACTGATTTCAGGAAGATTAGAAATATTTTGggcccgggtgcagtggctcacacctgtaatcccagcacttggggaggccaaggcgggcagatcatgaggtcaggagatcaagaccatcctggctaacaaggcaaaaccccgtctctactaaaaatacaaaaaattagccaggcttggtggcacatgcccgtagttccagctgctcagaagtctgaggcagtagaatcactcgaacccaggaggtggaggttgcaatgagccgagatcgcgcctctgcactccagcctgggtggcagagtgagactccgtttcaaaaaaagaaagaaagagagagagagagagaaagggatggatgggagaggaggggaggggaggggaggagaaaggggaggggaggggagggggggaggagaggagaggagaggagaggagaggagaggaaagatttCCATCTCTATAGATTTCATTCCTGGTATAAGTCTTAAGTAATATTTTCCTTGGCACCCTGTTGTTTAGAAATTTCAGGGGTTATTTCTTCAGGTCTTGCACATCTAACTATATCACAAATCTGACTTTCCAATATCTTCAGATAATACTTTCTCCTAAAACAACCTGCACATAGGGCTTCTCCTTTCCTAGGGCCATGTGAAGGCTTTGAGCATCCCTGACATACCTTCCTTTTCAGCTGGGCATCTGATGCAGTGGTCAGGCCCCGAGGGGCCCCTCTTGACTGTCAGCATGGCAGGAGCATCCTGAAGCTGAAGGGTGGAAAACTTAATGTgctccaggctttgttgttcacATTTCTTCAAAACAAAACCTGCTTTTTCTAACAAGCTATTCTCCTAACAGCTAACCATTTCTTTTCCCACCTTAATATGAAGGTAATTGGAAATAGTTCCTACTTTACTCCTTTTCTTCCCACACCTCTATAATTATGAAAACTAGACATGTTTCTGCAACATAAGATGTCTAACCTTTTACAAAAATATCTTTCCTATTATGTGTAGCTGTTTGTGTGTATACTGGTTGGTAAATAGTTTACATTCTGACTTGGAGGcagttttatgtgtttttaaatgcTCTTTATTTGCCACAGGCTTGAATGAAGAGTTGGTCCAGCTGCTTCTCATCCGAGATGAGCTGCACACAGAGCAGGATGCCATGCTGGTGGACATCGAAGACTTGACCAGGTCAGTGTGGCTTCACTCttgccaaagaagaaaagaagcccAGGGTGGTCTGAAATCTAAGAATTAGGCAAAAACTAGCTTGAGAGAACTTCTTCCTCTACTTCTATGAGTAACCCACCTAGCCTTTTCTGGTGCCAGCTGTTCAGATGGAGGGGAAGCAGAATTCCATTGTCTCTACCAAATGCATGCTTTTTAGCAGCCGTCCCCCACTTGTGATGAATTGTCAGTACATTACTTCTCACATCTCCACCTAAATCAGGTCAGTAGTTCTGGTCTTGGAGGACTTTACCTTGAAGGACTCTCCCCTGGGAAGCTGGGCATAAGCCATGTCATGCTGACATGTTTCCAGCACAAGCAGCCATGTGATGAGTTCTCCAAAGCACACGCTCTTGTATGATCCAGTTCTTGATCGCCTCTGCCATGCCCAGAAGGCAGGGACGCTGGCATCTCTCTGCAGCCACAGTGCCACCAGATTGTTCTCACCATGGGGAAACTCCAGGACTTGAATATTTAGCTGGGCTTTGCTCCAACTGCCTCTTTGTAAAGAGGTAAAAAGAATGCTTCCCTCCCTAGGGGACAAGGAAACTGGGCTAATGCTGGTcaaaattttgcatttctttgtagATTTCCTTGCAGGAAAGCATGTCACTGTAAGTATATAAAGTACATGGAATACTGTAAACATTCCTATGAGCACATATTTACTATGGCATCTTTTCTGAGACAGTCCATATGGAATCTTTAAACCAAAAGACAGTAATTGCTGTTAATCCCAGAAATGGTATTTAGAGAGTAGAAGGCTCTCCAGAGAAGGAACACCTCTTGGCACAATGATGTAAGGAGTTAACCACATGATCTACAACAATCCCAGAGAAGCTTGAAAACATATGTAGTGATAATATTGCTCCCAGCACCTACCATAGGACCTCATCTGAATGTGTAATGCTGGGTAAAATAATTGTCTAATGATGCAATGATCTAAAAAATAGTTTTGGTAGCAAAATAATTGCTGGAAAAATATGTTTAAGCTTTTTAAGACTTACGGGCAGCACTGTTTTGtatgttttacatattatattGTCTTATCCctagccaaaaacaaaacaaaacagtaagccTTCTCATACTCTTTGAACATATTTGCCTGCATCTGCAATATCACAATAACACTCAAATAATATTATTGCCATCTAAAGATGTATTCAGGCACTACACCACCAGCAATTATAAAACATCCCCTTTTTGTTAGTTTAAGAAGTTTGCATGCAGGTGTTAAGATTATGGGAAATCAATGGTGAAATATACAATCAGCACCtacattttttttgaaaaatatataaactcttGTAAACTATGATTTACCTGTGACAGCAGAGATCTTTTCTCCGTCTCTCAGAATAGTATTGGCATTTCTTTTTGGCAAGGAGGATGGTGAGAggcccctcctcttctctctaaGTGTTAGGCTAATACTTAGGTTTGCAGTGTATGTTTTTATAACCTTCAGATGGTGTGACCATCGGAAACAGGGCAGGCAAAACCATAGAGTTAAAAGGAGAGGAGTCACTAATTCAAAGGTGTTGGAGGCATTCTTTGAATTGGAGCAGTCCTACCATGGGCACCAGGGGCATGATGTCCTTGCCTAGCCTGCCTCTTGGTGGTAAGAAGCTTCTACATCTGCTCCTGGCTGCAGAAAAGTAACTTTCCTCATTGGAGGGACCTGAGGATACTTAAACATCCctaaaggcagcagccccagagTCCTGCAGCCAGATCTCAGAAGGCGGAGGGGGTGGCTGTGGGGACTGCTGGGACATGTGGTCCACCTCTTCCCTTTACCTGTAGAACTCTTACTATTCCAGATGTCCATTCAAATCAGTAGTTCTCAATTTGGGTTGCACAACAGAACCATGTGGGGAGGCTTATAAAATAGTGATGCCTGGATCCTACCCCAGATACTCTTATTTAATTATTCTTGTGGGCTAGCCTGGgcatgagaatttttttaaagctccgaGATAATTCTCATGCACAGCCAAATTTGAGAACCACAGGTTTGGATGATGCTTCTTTGgagaagccctccctgacctcCAAACACTTGGCTCTTTAGCATTCATTCTCCCCTTGTATGGATTGTCAGTGCATTAAACTTATTACACCTCCACGTAAATCAGGACTGTTCCCAGGGGAGTTGACCCCGGCGTGTCAGGGTCATTCCATGCTGGCATGTTTCCAGAACATGAACAGCCATGTGGTGGGTCTACAAAACAGCACCAGCAATTATGTGACCTGCTTTCGATCATAAGACTGTGTTAAGACCTTCTCCTCAGTGTTCCTAACAACGTCTCATCTCTGTCATGTGGAGCCTAGTGGCACTGTGTTTCATTTGTCTGCTGTCTCTCCCAACCTGACTATGAATTCCCTGAAAACAAAGGTGATGTCATTTTCATTCATTACTGTGTCCCCAGAGGCTAGCACAGGGCctgccaggcacatagtaagccCTCAATAGCaattgttgatttaaaaaaaaaaaagagttctgatGGGGCTTCAGTGAAACAAATCCTAATAGGGACTCTTATATACTTGCTGATAAGAACCTTTTAGTTTTATGGACTGAAACCCTTTCCctcctttgtttaaaattttaatgaaattcactattttatttatgtctcaaaaaattacCCAACTTTCAATATTTTCTGGAGTTGTGTGCCATctgctcttctttccttctcagaAAACCTTttgatgtatgtgtgtgcatgtgcataggagtatgtgtgtgcacatacatgtacatagtagtatatttaaaaaattgctgtGAGAACTGTAATTAGCTACAGTGGAATCAAGTTCACTGGGCATCAAAATATCTTGATCTGGATTTGCTTAAGTGAGTCATATAAGTTAGTTATGAAAATGTTTGATTCTTGTTATACATCAACAGGGCCATGAGATGGTCTGCTAAAGGGGACAGATTTTTTAAGGAATGGAGAGCTATTAATAAGGTACTTTTTCCTGAGTACCTTTATTGTTAGTTGAATAGTGCCATTTATTTATGGGCTGCTGAGTGTGGCAAGGACACTGTTGTCACTTCCCTGTTTCTGAAAGGACTTGTAGTTTGTCTTCCCTGATATGACACATTCTGCATAAAACCAGTGAGTTCAACTTGACATCACTGACTACCCAAGTCCAGGCAGCACACACAAACTATTCCTAAACCTTTGATTATAGCTGGAAACCACAGCCCTAGATGTTTTTCTCTTGCCAAATTTATCATTTCCTAAAATCGTCC is a window encoding:
- the SCHIP1 gene encoding schwannomin-interacting protein 1 isoform X9; the protein is MEWMTSSVKNPHWIWRGIIKRHRKMRESLSDRSWHLEASLMMAQEFIPAVAKVGSQAFPPGELQSGMNLQICFVNDSGSDKDSDADDSKTETSLDTPLSPMSKQSSSYSDRDTTEEESESLDDMDFLTRQKKLQAEAKMALAMAKPMAKMQVEVEKQNRKKSPVADLLPHMPHISECLMKRSLKPTDLRDMTIGQLQVIVNDLHSQIESLNEELVQLLLIRDELHTEQDAMLVDIEDLTRHAESQQKHMAEKMPAK
- the SCHIP1 gene encoding schwannomin-interacting protein 1 isoform X8 codes for the protein MNLDSDGMDDIISQESSLDMEGNYKKKNERESIRQKLALGSFFDDGPGIYTSCSKSGKPSLSSRLQSGMNLQICFVNDSGSDKDSDADDSKTETSLDTPLSPMSKQSSSYSDRDTTEEESESLDDMDFLTRQKKLQAEAKMALAMAKPMAKMQVEVEKQNRKKSPVADLLPHMPHISECLMKRSLKPTDLRDMTIGQLQVIVNDLHSQIESLNEELVQLLLIRDELHTEQDAMLVDIEDLTRHAESQQKHMAEKMPAK
- the SCHIP1 gene encoding schwannomin-interacting protein 1 isoform X7; this translates as MNLDSDGMDDIISQESSLDMEGNYKKAQKNERESIRQKLALGSFFDDGPGIYTSCSKSGKPSLSSRLQSGMNLQICFVNDSGSDKDSDADDSKTETSLDTPLSPMSKQSSSYSDRDTTEEESESLDDMDFLTRQKKLQAEAKMALAMAKPMAKMQVEVEKQNRKKSPVADLLPHMPHISECLMKRSLKPTDLRDMTIGQLQVIVNDLHSQIESLNEELVQLLLIRDELHTEQDAMLVDIEDLTRHAESQQKHMAEKMPAK
- the SCHIP1 gene encoding schwannomin-interacting protein 1 isoform X12, producing the protein MVHQDNCSYQAQKNERESIRQKLALGSFFDDGPGIYTSCSKSGKPSLSSRLQSGMNLQICFVNDSGSDKDSDADDSKTETSLDTPLSPMLPHMPHISECLMKRSLKPTDLRDMTIGQLQVIVNDLHSQIESLNEELVQLLLIRDELHTEQDAMLVDIEDLTRHAESQQKHMAEKMPAK
- the SCHIP1 gene encoding schwannomin-interacting protein 1 isoform X11, which translates into the protein MNLDSDGMDDIISQESSLDMEGNYKKAQKNERESIRQKLALGSFFDDGPGIYTSCSKSGKPSLSSRLQSGMNLQICFVNDSGSDKDSDADDSKTETSLDTPLSPMLPHMPHISECLMKRSLKPTDLRDMTIGQLQVIVNDLHSQIESLNEELVQLLLIRDELHTEQDAMLVDIEDLTRHAESQQKHMAEKMPAK
- the SCHIP1 gene encoding schwannomin-interacting protein 1 isoform X6: MATWWWLAGRAVPGAPAGRSKSPSRLGAGAMAAARRLVGSAFSPQTAGLASLKSPRCHLWIGRRWRSIWPGCSSGSRRYGTRARRGPTPPPHRKMRESLSDRSWHLEASLMMAQEFIPAVAKVGSQAFPPGELQSGMNLQICFVNDSGSDKDSDADDSKTETSLDTPLSPMSKQSSSYSDRDTTEEESESLDDMDFLTRQKKLQAEAKMALAMAKPMAKMQVEVEKQNRKKSPVADLLPHMPHISECLMKRSLKPTDLRDMTIGQLQVIVNDLHSQIESLNEELVQLLLIRDELHTEQDAMLVDIEDLTRHAESQQKHMAEKMPAK
- the SCHIP1 gene encoding schwannomin-interacting protein 1 isoform X10, which gives rise to MVHQDNCSYQAQKNERESIRQKLALGSFFDDGPGIYTSCSKSGKPSLSSRLQSGMNLQICFVNDSGSDKDSDADDSKTETSLDTPLSPMSKQSSSYSDRDTTEEESESLDDMDFLTRQKKLQAEAKMALAMAKPMAKMQVEVEKQNRKKSPVADLLPHMPHISECLMKRSLKPTDLRDMTIGQLQVIVNDLHSQIESLNEELVQLLLIRDELHTEQDAMLVDIEDLTRHAESQQKHMAEKMPAK